From Gammaproteobacteria bacterium CG11_big_fil_rev_8_21_14_0_20_46_22:
AATCCACTTTGTTTAATCGACTCACGGCATCGGATGTTTATGCGGCAGACCAGCTCTTTGCAACCTTAGACCCAACGCTTAGGCGCTTGAAGTTGCCGCATTTGGGCGAGGTGGTCTTAGCTGACACGGTGGGCTTTATTCGCCACTTACCCCATGACTTGGTGGAGGCCTTCAAGGCAACCTTAGAAGAGGCAGCCAGTGCTGATCTCTTGGTTCATGTGGTTGACAGCGCGCGCGCAGACTTTTACGACATGGTGGACACGGTGCATGACGTGCTCAAGCAAATAGGTGCTGATCAAGTGCCCGAGTTGATGGTCATGAATAAAATTGATTTGACGGGTGAGGGCGTGCACGCCGTTCGAAACCATGCGGGTGATCTGGATAAGGTTTGGTTGTCTGCTGTGACGGGTGAAGGTATTGATTTGTTGAAGCGCACGATGGCAGAGCGTTTGTCGGCGCACATTATTCACGCCTGCCTTCGCTTGCAGCCGAGTGAAGCGGCCATTCGTGCTAAATTGTTTGAGTTCGGTGCCGTTCAAAGTGAGACGATTGCAGCCAATGGCGACAGCCTTTTGGAGCTGCGCCTTAACAGTGAACAGTGGCGGCTTGTGTTTGCAGGGCTAAGTCGATAAAATCCGATTTTAAGCGATGGGACGTTTATGATTAAAAATGTTGTTGTTTTAGGTAGCCAGTGGGGCGATGAGGGTAAAGGCAAGGTTGTTGACCTTTTAACGCGTGATGTGTCTGCGGTTGTTCGCTTCCAGGGTGGGCATAATGCCGGCCATACCTTAGTGATCAACGGTGAAACGACCAAGCTCCGCTTGATTCCATCAGGCATTTTGCACGAAAACGTACGTTGCTTTATTGGCAACGGCGTGGTGTTATCCTTGGCGGCGCTCAAAGAAGAAGTGGGCGAGCTTGAGGCGCGCGGTGTTGATGTGATGTCACGATTAAATATCAGTCGTGCCTGTCCTTTAATTTTGCCCTACCACATTGCGTTGGATCAGGCGCGCGAGGCAGCCAAAGGTAAGGCGGCGATCGGCACAACCGGCCGTGGTATCGGCCCTGCTTACGAAGACAAAGTGGCTCGCCGCAGTATTCGATTTGTTGATCTGTTCGATGAAAAAACATTTGCTGAAAAGCTTAAAGAAAATATGCGTTTTCATAATTTCGTGTTGGAAAACTATTATCAAGTCGCGCCATTGCATTATGAAACCGTATTGGAAGAAAGCTTGGCGTTGGCTGAAAAATTTAGGCCTTTGGTGTGTGACGTCACCACAGAGCTGCATAAACTACGATCTGAAAATAAAGCAATTTTGTTTGAAGGTGCGCAGGGCACATTTCTAGATATCGATCATGGTACCTATCCTTTTGTGACCTCATCCAATACC
This genomic window contains:
- a CDS encoding GTPase HflX, producing the protein MFDRPDAGERVLIVHLQLSHAVSGDLSECKILAESAGATVLGEITGRRDRPDPKFFIGSGKVKEIAEVIEAQNIDLVIFDHPLSPAQERNLERELKCRVLDRAGLILDIFAQRARTHEGKLQVELAQLQHLSTRLVRGWTHLERQKGGIGLRGPGETQLETDRRLLRDRIKMIQRKLEKVRMQRAQSRRLRERAATPTVAFVGYTNAGKSTLFNRLTASDVYAADQLFATLDPTLRRLKLPHLGEVVLADTVGFIRHLPHDLVEAFKATLEEAASADLLVHVVDSARADFYDMVDTVHDVLKQIGADQVPELMVMNKIDLTGEGVHAVRNHAGDLDKVWLSAVTGEGIDLLKRTMAERLSAHIIHACLRLQPSEAAIRAKLFEFGAVQSETIAANGDSLLELRLNSEQWRLVFAGLSR
- a CDS encoding adenylosuccinate synthase, giving the protein MIKNVVVLGSQWGDEGKGKVVDLLTRDVSAVVRFQGGHNAGHTLVINGETTKLRLIPSGILHENVRCFIGNGVVLSLAALKEEVGELEARGVDVMSRLNISRACPLILPYHIALDQAREAAKGKAAIGTTGRGIGPAYEDKVARRSIRFVDLFDEKTFAEKLKENMRFHNFVLENYYQVAPLHYETVLEESLALAEKFRPLVCDVTTELHKLRSENKAILFEGAQGTFLDIDHGTYPFVTSSNTTAGAASTGTGFGPCYIDYVLGIVKAYTTRVGGGPFPTELEDEVGRHLGKKGHEFGTVTGRSRRCGWFDAVMVRRAIELNSITGLGIMKLDVLDGLEEIKLCVAYRYEGETLLTPPGDAEMLSRCEPVYETMPGWQEETRGITQYSDLPVNAKAYLDRLSELLETRIDIVSTGPGREETIIINKLV